From Scatophagus argus isolate fScaArg1 chromosome 10, fScaArg1.pri, whole genome shotgun sequence, a single genomic window includes:
- the dnph1 gene encoding 2'-deoxynucleoside 5'-phosphate N-hydrolase 1, translated as MKVYFCGSIRGGRDDVVVYRRIVQKLQSYGTVLTEHVSSGELTDRGEDATAAGDRAIHNRDVDWLRQCDVVVAEVTQPSLGVGYELGRAVDMKKKIFCLFRPSSGRSLSAMIRGADDGELFLVRDYDEDEVENVLEEFFNSLQRT; from the exons ATGAAGGTGTATTTCTGCGGGAGCATCCGCGGCGGCAGAGATGACGTTGTCGTGTACCGGAGGATCGTTCAGAAGCTGCAGAGCTACGGGACCGTGCTGACCGAGCACGTGAGCAGCGGCGAGCTCACCGACAGAG GAGAGGACGCCACAGCAGCAGGAGACCGAGCCATTCACAACCGGGACGTGGACTGGCTCCGACAGTGTGACG TGGTCGTGGCGGAGGTGACGCAGCCGTCTCTGGGCGTCGGCTACGAGCTCGGCCGAGCCGTcgacatgaagaagaaaatcttcTGTCTGTTCAGACCATCCTCAGGACGCA GTCTCTCAGCCATGATTCGAGGAGCTGATGACGGCGAGCTCTTCCTGGTCAGAGATTACGACGAGGATGAGGTGGAGAACGTTCTGGAAGAGTTCTTTAACAGCCTGCAGAGAACCTGA